In a single window of the Azotosporobacter soli genome:
- the atpH gene encoding ATP synthase F1 subunit delta, which yields MLSNQLAVKYAQALFELAAERDMLGQVQQELEIVAETLRQHKDLGTLIYHPRVLPQAKKDTLRQIFANEVQLFVLNFLLLLVDKRRETALPGILQEYTKLANTARGIVEAQVVTAVPLTEAQAEALAAKLGQAVSRKVVLKTRVDQSILGGVVVQMGDKLIDGSVVRQLSSMRSALLKSEATRIEVTD from the coding sequence ATGCTAAGCAACCAGTTGGCCGTGAAGTACGCCCAAGCATTGTTTGAGCTGGCGGCAGAGCGGGACATGCTGGGCCAGGTGCAGCAAGAGCTTGAGATCGTGGCGGAAACGCTCCGGCAGCACAAGGATTTGGGGACGCTGATCTATCATCCGCGCGTGCTGCCGCAGGCCAAGAAAGATACGCTGCGGCAAATTTTTGCCAACGAAGTACAATTGTTTGTGCTTAACTTTCTTTTGCTGTTGGTGGATAAACGCAGAGAAACGGCGTTGCCGGGCATTCTGCAGGAATACACCAAGCTGGCTAATACGGCGCGCGGCATCGTGGAAGCACAAGTTGTTACCGCCGTTCCGCTGACGGAAGCCCAGGCTGAAGCATTGGCCGCCAAATTGGGACAGGCCGTCAGCCGCAAAGTGGTGCTAAAGACCCGGGTGGATCAAAGCATCCTGGGCGGGGTAGTGGTGCAGATGGGCGATAAGCTTATCGACGGCAGCGTGGTGCGGCAATTGTCGTCTATGCGCAGCGCCCTCCTCAAGAGTGAAGCGACAAGGATTGAGGTGACAGACTGA
- the atpE gene encoding F0F1 ATP synthase subunit C, whose product MEHAIMVAGAMVGAGLAIGLGAVGAGIGDGVVTSKFVEGVARQPEAKGTLLVQMLISVGLIESVPIIATVIAIVLLYANPLLK is encoded by the coding sequence ATGGAACATGCAATTATGGTGGCAGGAGCTATGGTCGGGGCTGGTTTGGCAATCGGATTGGGCGCGGTCGGCGCAGGGATCGGCGACGGTGTCGTCACTTCTAAATTCGTTGAAGGCGTTGCACGTCAACCGGAAGCGAAAGGTACGCTGCTGGTACAAATGCTGATTTCTGTTGGCTTGATCGAGTCTGTGCCGATTATTGCCACGGTTATTGCGATCGTACTGCTGTACGCCAATCCGTTGCTCAAGTAA
- the atpC gene encoding ATP synthase F1 subunit epsilon, protein MAKKIRLDVVTPEKVAFSKEVNMVIARTTAGDVGILPGHAPLVGTLGIWPLRIMEEEGETQLSLMGGFIEVQPDKITILGGTVELVEEIDVARAEAAKERAQRRLKGDVVAADTVTDELRAEIALKRAIVRLKVYEFYQQRRR, encoded by the coding sequence ATGGCCAAGAAGATTCGCTTGGATGTGGTTACACCGGAAAAGGTGGCCTTCTCCAAGGAGGTCAATATGGTCATTGCCCGGACCACTGCTGGTGATGTCGGCATTCTGCCGGGGCATGCTCCATTGGTGGGGACCCTTGGCATTTGGCCGCTTCGCATCATGGAAGAAGAAGGGGAAACGCAGCTGTCGCTGATGGGCGGCTTCATCGAAGTCCAGCCTGATAAGATCACGATACTGGGCGGAACCGTAGAATTGGTTGAAGAGATCGACGTTGCCCGGGCGGAAGCCGCCAAAGAACGGGCGCAGCGTCGCTTGAAAGGCGATGTCGTAGCCGCAGATACCGTCACCGACGAACTGCGCGCTGAAATCGCGCTGAAACGCGCGATTGTCCGCTTGAAGGTGTA
- the atpB gene encoding F0F1 ATP synthase subunit A, with amino-acid sequence MEHGGGGHEIGAHKLAQLGGFTFHMDTLMMTWLTMALVLLLAFAATRRLSLAPKGWQNLLEMVVEALLEQMDGAMGPRGRKLAPLIITLFLFLLIGNWQGLVPGLASPTNDLNTTLGLALMVIGLVHILGIINKGPVRYVKHFFEPFIPFVIINIIEEFAKPITLSFRLFGNILAGEILIIILGILVPMWIPIPNVVWLAFSVFVGAVQAFIFTMLSMSYLANSIQDAHHD; translated from the coding sequence GTGGAACACGGTGGAGGAGGCCATGAGATAGGGGCGCATAAGCTGGCCCAACTCGGCGGATTCACGTTCCATATGGATACGCTGATGATGACGTGGCTGACGATGGCATTGGTGTTGCTGCTGGCGTTTGCCGCTACGCGCAGACTGTCGTTGGCGCCAAAAGGCTGGCAGAATCTATTGGAAATGGTGGTCGAAGCGCTGCTTGAACAAATGGATGGCGCGATGGGCCCAAGGGGACGCAAATTGGCGCCGCTGATTATCACGCTGTTCCTGTTTCTCTTGATCGGCAACTGGCAGGGCTTAGTGCCCGGTTTGGCATCGCCGACCAACGACTTGAATACGACGCTTGGCTTGGCGCTGATGGTCATCGGACTGGTGCATATTTTGGGCATCATTAACAAGGGGCCGGTTCGCTATGTAAAACATTTCTTCGAACCGTTTATCCCGTTCGTGATCATCAACATCATCGAAGAATTTGCCAAACCGATTACGTTGTCATTCCGGCTATTCGGCAATATTCTGGCGGGTGAAATTCTCATTATTATTTTGGGAATTCTGGTACCAATGTGGATTCCGATTCCAAATGTCGTCTGGCTTGCTTTTAGCGTTTTCGTCGGCGCGGTTCAGGCATTCATCTTTACGATGCTGTCGATGTCCTATCTGGCGAATTCAATTCAGGATGCGCATCACGACTGA
- a CDS encoding MraY family glycosyltransferase, which produces MQTYLVAFFTALVVAYFLTPQVKNLAIRAGALDAPDARKVHKKPIPRMGGLAIYVAFVVAVLLCMQVTRDVLGILVGGTAILALGILDDLKPLPAKVKLLGQIAAAGVLVFFDIRIEWITNPFGEMLYVEYWSIPLTILWVVGLTNTVNLIDGLDGLAAGVSTIAAVTILLVALQQNFWTVAILTAAIAGSSLGFLQHNFNPAKIFMGDTGSMFLGYMLAAVSVMGTVKSAATIALIVPIVALGLPIMDTAFAIVRRYLSGQPIFKPDRGHLHHRLLDMGLTQKQAVLLMYVISGCLGLSAIALTEVNKISGIIIIVGILGLAFVGARKIGVLKIEASE; this is translated from the coding sequence ATGCAGACCTATCTTGTGGCCTTTTTTACGGCTCTGGTGGTAGCCTATTTCTTGACTCCACAGGTGAAGAACCTGGCGATACGGGCGGGCGCTTTGGATGCTCCGGATGCCCGTAAGGTTCATAAAAAACCGATTCCGCGCATGGGCGGGTTGGCCATCTATGTTGCGTTCGTCGTTGCGGTGCTGCTGTGCATGCAGGTGACGCGCGATGTGCTGGGCATATTGGTCGGCGGAACGGCTATTTTGGCGCTGGGAATTTTAGATGATCTCAAGCCGCTGCCGGCGAAGGTGAAGCTGCTTGGGCAGATTGCCGCCGCAGGCGTGCTGGTGTTTTTTGATATCCGCATCGAGTGGATCACGAATCCGTTCGGTGAGATGCTATATGTTGAATATTGGTCGATTCCGTTGACGATCCTCTGGGTGGTCGGTTTGACCAACACCGTCAATCTGATTGATGGCCTTGACGGCTTGGCTGCCGGCGTATCAACGATTGCCGCGGTTACGATCCTCTTGGTCGCACTGCAACAGAATTTTTGGACGGTGGCTATCCTGACCGCTGCGATTGCCGGCAGTTCACTGGGCTTTTTACAGCATAATTTCAATCCTGCTAAAATCTTTATGGGCGACACAGGCAGCATGTTCCTCGGTTACATGCTGGCGGCGGTGTCAGTCATGGGAACCGTGAAGAGCGCGGCGACGATTGCGTTAATCGTTCCGATTGTCGCACTCGGGCTGCCGATTATGGATACGGCCTTTGCCATTGTGCGCCGTTATCTGAGCGGCCAGCCGATTTTTAAACCGGATCGCGGTCATTTGCATCATCGCCTCTTGGATATGGGACTGACGCAAAAACAGGCGGTCTTACTGATGTATGTGATCAGCGGTTGCTTGGGGTTAAGTGCAATCGCATTGACGGAAGTGAATAAGATATCCGGCATTATTATCATCGTCGGAATTCTAGGATTGGCCTTTGTCGGCGCTCGTAAGATCGGCGTGTTGAAGATTGAGGCGTCCGAGTAG
- the atpF gene encoding F0F1 ATP synthase subunit B encodes MIELNATLVAQIINFLILVALLTKFAYKPLLKILAERQEKIAGNIAAAERERQEAETLRQDYLKQLDDARARAQSIVDKAAQLAEQTKDEILAAAREESTRLIKAAQEESDRQRDKVMDQMKADMVNLSLAAAAKIIQHNLDAESNAKLVDDFIRQLDDKKVGGLPC; translated from the coding sequence GTGATTGAACTGAACGCGACGCTGGTCGCGCAGATTATAAACTTTTTGATCTTAGTGGCTTTATTGACAAAGTTTGCCTATAAGCCGCTCTTAAAGATCTTGGCGGAACGGCAAGAGAAGATTGCCGGTAATATTGCGGCTGCCGAACGGGAACGCCAGGAAGCCGAAACACTGCGTCAGGATTATTTGAAACAGCTTGACGACGCTCGGGCGCGCGCCCAATCAATCGTCGACAAAGCTGCGCAGCTTGCGGAGCAGACCAAGGACGAAATTCTGGCCGCCGCGCGCGAAGAAAGTACGCGTTTGATTAAGGCGGCGCAGGAAGAGAGCGATCGTCAACGCGACAAGGTCATGGATCAAATGAAGGCAGACATGGTCAATCTGTCACTGGCGGCAGCGGCCAAGATTATTCAACACAATTTGGATGCGGAAAGCAATGCCAAACTGGTGGATGATTTTATCCGTCAGCTGGATGACAAGAAAGTAGGGGGACTGCCATGCTAA
- the atpD gene encoding F0F1 ATP synthase subunit beta: MENNRGRVIQVIGPVVDVEFPPEQLPSIYNALTIAGKSGDVDIHLVVEVMQHLGDSAVRCVAMSSTDGLTRGMEAVDTGSPIKVPVGKGTLGRVFNVLGNVVDNNPAAFTADDHWPIHRPAPSFEEQETSTQILETGIKVVDLIAPYARGGKIGLFGGAGVGKTVLIMELIRNIATEHGGYSVFAGVGERTREGNDLWMEMRESGVIEKTALVYGQMNEPPGARMRVALTGLTMAEYFRDVGGQDVLLFVDNIFRFIQAGSEVSALLGRMPSAVGYQPTLGTDVGALQERITSTKKGSITSVQAVYVPADDLTDPAPAATFAHLDATTVLSRQIAELGIYPAVDPLDSTSRIMDPHVIGDEHYQVARGVQEVLQRYKELQDIIAILGMEELSDDDKLSVSRARKIQRFLSQPFFVAEPFTGTPGKYVPLKETIRGFKEIISGKHDDLPEAAFYMVGTIDEVVEAARRMKGE; this comes from the coding sequence ATGGAAAACAATCGAGGTAGAGTTATTCAAGTTATCGGTCCGGTAGTCGATGTGGAGTTTCCTCCAGAGCAGCTGCCGTCGATTTATAACGCACTGACCATTGCCGGCAAAAGCGGCGATGTCGATATCCACTTGGTGGTGGAAGTCATGCAGCATCTGGGCGACAGCGCTGTCCGCTGCGTAGCGATGTCCTCGACCGATGGTCTGACCCGGGGCATGGAAGCGGTTGATACCGGCTCGCCAATCAAGGTTCCGGTAGGCAAAGGCACATTGGGACGCGTGTTCAACGTACTCGGCAACGTGGTGGACAATAATCCGGCTGCATTTACGGCGGATGATCATTGGCCGATCCATCGTCCGGCGCCAAGTTTTGAAGAACAGGAAACGTCAACGCAGATCCTGGAAACAGGGATCAAGGTCGTCGACCTGATCGCGCCGTATGCGCGCGGCGGCAAGATCGGCCTGTTTGGCGGCGCAGGCGTTGGTAAGACGGTTTTGATCATGGAACTGATCCGCAACATTGCGACCGAACACGGCGGCTATTCCGTCTTTGCCGGGGTTGGCGAACGGACGCGCGAAGGCAACGACCTCTGGATGGAAATGCGCGAGTCCGGCGTTATCGAGAAGACGGCGCTGGTATACGGCCAAATGAACGAACCGCCTGGCGCGCGTATGCGCGTTGCTTTGACCGGTTTGACGATGGCCGAATATTTCCGTGATGTCGGCGGTCAGGACGTCCTGCTCTTTGTCGATAACATCTTCCGTTTCATCCAAGCCGGTTCGGAAGTATCGGCGCTCTTGGGTCGTATGCCTTCAGCGGTTGGCTATCAGCCGACGCTGGGTACCGACGTCGGTGCGCTGCAGGAGCGGATCACTTCGACGAAAAAAGGTTCGATCACGTCCGTACAGGCCGTTTATGTGCCGGCGGATGACTTGACCGACCCGGCTCCGGCCGCAACGTTTGCGCATCTCGATGCGACGACCGTATTGTCGCGTCAGATCGCCGAACTGGGCATCTATCCGGCGGTTGATCCGCTGGATTCGACGTCGCGGATCATGGACCCGCACGTCATCGGCGACGAGCATTACCAAGTGGCGCGCGGCGTGCAGGAAGTGCTGCAGCGTTACAAGGAACTGCAGGATATCATTGCGATCCTCGGTATGGAAGAGCTGTCGGATGATGATAAGCTCAGCGTATCGCGGGCGCGCAAGATTCAACGTTTCCTGAGCCAGCCGTTCTTCGTGGCCGAACCGTTTACCGGCACGCCGGGCAAATATGTGCCGCTGAAGGAAACGATTCGCGGCTTTAAGGAAATTATCAGTGGCAAGCATGACGACCTGCCGGAAGCCGCCTTCTATATGGTGGGAACCATTGATGAAGTCGTGGAGGCAGCCCGTCGAATGAAAGGGGAATAA
- the wecB gene encoding non-hydrolyzing UDP-N-acetylglucosamine 2-epimerase — protein MKKKIKVMTVFGTRPEAIKMAPLVLELQQHPEEITPVVAVTAQHREMLDQVLDLFGIVPDHDLDIMAQGQTLFEVTSRAMQGLNTVLAEEKPDIVLVHGDTTTTFAGALAAYYHQIDVGHVEAGLRTGDKYSPYPEEMNRKLTGSLADLHFAPTDTARANLLTEAIPEQGVIVTGNTVIDALLATVRQDYVFADPLLANIDYKAKRVVLVTTHRRENLGEPMRHVYQALRDIVAEFSDVEIVFPVHRNPKVREVVEAELGGLERVHLIDPLEYQPFTNLLARSYLILTDSGGIQEEAPSLGKPVLVLRNTTERPEAIAAGTVKLIGTERDVVYGETRRLLDDAAEYHRMSASSNPYGDGLASKRIVQAILHHYGLAEEGAQPFTVKG, from the coding sequence ATGAAGAAAAAAATCAAAGTAATGACGGTGTTTGGTACGCGGCCAGAGGCGATAAAAATGGCGCCGCTTGTTTTGGAATTGCAGCAGCATCCCGAAGAGATAACGCCGGTGGTCGCCGTTACGGCGCAACACCGTGAAATGCTTGACCAGGTACTGGATTTGTTCGGCATCGTGCCGGATCATGACCTTGATATCATGGCGCAAGGACAAACTTTGTTTGAAGTGACGAGTCGTGCGATGCAAGGCTTGAATACGGTCTTGGCGGAAGAGAAACCGGATATCGTGCTGGTGCACGGCGATACGACGACGACGTTTGCCGGCGCCTTAGCTGCTTATTATCACCAAATTGACGTTGGGCATGTCGAAGCGGGGCTACGCACCGGCGATAAATATTCGCCGTATCCGGAAGAAATGAACCGGAAGCTGACAGGTTCATTGGCAGACCTACACTTTGCCCCGACTGATACGGCGCGAGCCAACCTTCTGACTGAAGCGATTCCAGAGCAGGGCGTGATCGTTACCGGCAATACGGTGATCGACGCGCTACTGGCGACGGTACGGCAAGATTACGTTTTTGCCGATCCGCTCTTGGCGAACATTGATTATAAAGCAAAACGCGTCGTGCTGGTGACGACGCACCGGCGCGAAAATCTTGGCGAGCCGATGCGCCATGTCTACCAGGCGTTAAGAGATATCGTCGCCGAATTCAGCGACGTGGAAATCGTCTTTCCGGTGCATCGCAATCCGAAGGTACGGGAAGTCGTGGAAGCGGAACTTGGCGGTTTGGAACGCGTGCATTTGATCGATCCGCTCGAATACCAGCCGTTTACCAATTTGCTTGCGCGCTCCTATCTGATTCTGACCGATTCCGGCGGCATTCAAGAGGAAGCGCCGTCGCTCGGTAAACCGGTATTGGTGCTGCGCAACACCACGGAACGTCCGGAAGCGATCGCAGCCGGCACGGTAAAGTTGATTGGCACGGAACGCGACGTCGTATACGGAGAAACCCGTCGTTTACTTGACGATGCGGCGGAGTATCACCGTATGTCGGCTTCGAGTAATCCGTACGGCGACGGATTGGCATCGAAACGCATCGTGCAGGCCATTTTGCACCATTATGGTTTGGCAGAAGAAGGTGCGCAACCGTTTACTGTGAAGGGATAA
- a CDS encoding AtpZ/AtpI family protein — translation MDKNKSGKQETVGGALATASAIGFTMISTLIVGVWLGRWADRAWDVTPWGTVSGIILGMLAGLWSMYKKITKGT, via the coding sequence ATGGACAAAAACAAGTCCGGCAAACAGGAGACGGTAGGCGGGGCATTGGCAACCGCATCGGCGATCGGGTTTACGATGATCTCCACGTTGATCGTCGGTGTTTGGTTAGGACGTTGGGCCGACCGTGCTTGGGACGTGACTCCGTGGGGAACGGTTAGCGGCATCATACTGGGCATGCTGGCCGGGCTTTGGTCAATGTATAAAAAAATAACGAAGGGAACGTGA
- the atpG gene encoding ATP synthase F1 subunit gamma, producing MPSVSDIRRRIKSVKNIEQITKAMKMVAAARLRRAQERAAASKPYTEKMQEVLASVAGACGDAEHPLLAVRKVNRTAYLVLSADKGLAGAYSSNLMKEVVAHMVGRDKADCPLITVGRKSRDYFKRRDYDVAVEFTGFSEKPTYQHAIALAKEVAEGFVRGDYDEVYLAYTQFYSPITQKPTTVKLLPLAQPEGEQEHREYIYEPSAVDVLGQLLPKYLESVIYGGLLQSAASELGARMTAMGSATDNAEELIAKLVLNYNKVRQATITREISEIVGGAEALK from the coding sequence ATGCCCAGTGTAAGCGACATTCGGCGACGCATCAAAAGCGTCAAGAATATAGAACAGATCACGAAGGCGATGAAAATGGTAGCGGCAGCGCGTCTGCGTCGGGCTCAGGAACGGGCGGCGGCGAGCAAGCCGTATACCGAGAAGATGCAGGAAGTGCTGGCCAGCGTGGCCGGCGCTTGCGGTGATGCGGAGCATCCGCTTCTGGCCGTAAGGAAAGTCAATCGGACGGCGTATTTGGTGCTGAGCGCCGATAAGGGCTTGGCCGGCGCTTATTCCTCGAACTTAATGAAAGAGGTTGTAGCGCATATGGTCGGTCGGGATAAGGCGGACTGTCCACTGATCACCGTAGGTCGTAAATCGCGCGATTATTTCAAACGTCGCGATTATGACGTGGCGGTCGAATTTACCGGCTTTTCGGAAAAACCGACTTACCAGCATGCGATTGCCTTGGCTAAAGAAGTGGCCGAAGGTTTTGTTCGGGGCGACTATGATGAAGTCTATTTGGCCTATACGCAATTTTATTCGCCGATTACGCAAAAGCCGACGACCGTCAAATTGTTGCCGCTCGCGCAGCCGGAAGGCGAACAGGAGCACCGGGAATATATTTATGAACCGAGTGCGGTGGATGTGCTCGGGCAGTTGTTGCCGAAGTATCTGGAAAGCGTGATTTACGGCGGCTTGCTGCAGTCGGCGGCCAGTGAACTGGGCGCGCGGATGACCGCGATGGGCTCGGCCACCGACAACGCCGAAGAATTGATTGCTAAATTGGTGCTGAACTATAACAAGGTTCGTCAAGCTACGATCACACGGGAGATTTCTGAGATCGTCGGCGGTGCGGAGGCCTTGAAGTAA
- a CDS encoding ATP synthase subunit I, with product MVVRSVFIFMTKNYWQEVRRTLLQLILWGGCIAVGIYQSGQAAKLYGFLLGIVTGGAYYLMLSLRICRSAEMPTAKAVGYMRAGWVVRLVLVLLMLLLSVKAPWLDFWAAVAGLLLLQGVMVMNAVLAALRAWLRQ from the coding sequence TTGGTTGTTCGGTCTGTTTTTATTTTTATGACGAAAAACTATTGGCAAGAAGTAAGACGGACGTTGCTGCAATTGATTCTCTGGGGCGGATGCATCGCGGTCGGCATTTATCAAAGCGGACAAGCGGCTAAACTTTATGGGTTTCTCCTGGGCATCGTCACCGGCGGCGCATATTATCTCATGCTGAGTTTGCGTATTTGTCGCAGCGCAGAGATGCCGACTGCTAAAGCAGTCGGTTATATGAGGGCTGGTTGGGTCGTCCGGTTGGTATTGGTGTTGCTAATGCTTTTGTTGTCGGTAAAGGCGCCGTGGCTTGATTTTTGGGCGGCGGTGGCCGGCCTGCTTTTGCTGCAGGGCGTGATGGTGATGAATGCCGTCTTGGCGGCGCTACGAGCATGGCTGAGACAATAA
- the atpA gene encoding F0F1 ATP synthase subunit alpha translates to MKMRPEEITAIIKQQIENYQVDLSVDDIGTVIEVGDGIARIHGLEKAMAGELLEFPHEVFGMVLNLEEDNVGAVLLGGETLIKEGDTVRRTGRIMQVPVGEAMIGRVVNALGQPIDGKGPINTTEFRPVESPAPGIADRQSVKEPLQTGLKAIDSMVPIGRGQRELIIGDRGTGKTAIAVDTIINQKGQDVICIYVAIGQKASTVARVVKTLEEKGALAYSIIVVASASDSAPLQYLAPYAGVSMAEYFMRKGEHALCVYDDLSKHAVAYRAMSLLLRRPPGREAYPGDVFYLHSRLLERAAKLSKELGGGSITALPIIETLAGDVSAYIPTNVISITDGQIFLESELFYSGIRPAINPGISVSRVGGSAQIKAMKQVAGRLRLDLAQYRELAAFAQFGSDLDKSTKAQLDRGQRTMEVLKQSQYRPMVVEEQVMVIYMAVNGHLDDVPMDAVIRFEADFLKFMHTNYAEISKGIRERKVLDAESEAVLKKAIQEFKDTFASQGTR, encoded by the coding sequence ATGAAAATGAGGCCTGAAGAAATTACGGCGATTATAAAACAACAGATCGAAAATTATCAGGTGGACTTGAGCGTCGACGACATCGGCACGGTCATTGAAGTGGGGGACGGCATCGCCCGCATCCACGGTCTGGAAAAAGCGATGGCCGGTGAACTCTTGGAATTTCCGCATGAAGTTTTCGGCATGGTATTGAATCTCGAAGAAGACAACGTCGGAGCGGTGCTGCTCGGCGGCGAAACCTTGATCAAAGAAGGCGACACGGTACGCCGGACCGGACGCATCATGCAGGTTCCGGTCGGCGAAGCGATGATTGGCCGCGTCGTCAATGCACTCGGTCAGCCGATTGACGGCAAAGGACCGATTAATACGACGGAATTCCGTCCGGTGGAAAGTCCAGCTCCGGGCATTGCGGACCGTCAGTCGGTAAAAGAGCCGCTGCAAACCGGCCTGAAAGCGATCGACTCGATGGTGCCGATCGGCCGCGGCCAGCGTGAATTGATCATTGGCGACCGCGGTACCGGCAAGACGGCGATTGCGGTCGATACGATCATCAACCAGAAAGGTCAGGACGTCATTTGCATTTATGTGGCGATCGGACAAAAGGCTTCGACCGTTGCGCGCGTTGTAAAAACGCTTGAGGAAAAAGGCGCGCTCGCCTATTCGATCATTGTCGTGGCTTCGGCTTCCGACTCTGCGCCGCTGCAGTATTTGGCGCCTTATGCCGGCGTATCGATGGCGGAGTATTTTATGCGCAAAGGTGAACATGCGCTCTGCGTCTATGACGACTTATCGAAACATGCGGTCGCATATCGTGCGATGTCGCTGCTGCTGCGTCGGCCGCCAGGCCGCGAAGCGTATCCCGGCGACGTTTTCTATTTGCATTCCCGCTTGCTCGAGCGTGCGGCCAAACTGTCCAAGGAACTGGGCGGCGGTTCAATTACCGCATTGCCGATCATTGAGACACTGGCCGGCGACGTATCCGCCTATATCCCGACCAACGTAATTTCGATTACCGACGGTCAGATCTTCCTGGAAAGCGAGCTGTTTTATTCGGGCATCCGTCCTGCGATCAATCCGGGGATTTCGGTATCGCGCGTCGGCGGTTCAGCGCAGATCAAGGCGATGAAACAAGTTGCCGGACGTTTGCGTCTCGATTTGGCGCAGTATCGCGAGCTGGCGGCTTTTGCGCAATTCGGTTCCGACTTGGACAAGTCGACCAAAGCGCAGCTTGACCGCGGTCAGCGGACGATGGAAGTGTTGAAACAGTCGCAATACCGTCCGATGGTGGTCGAAGAGCAGGTCATGGTCATTTATATGGCGGTCAATGGCCACTTGGATGATGTTCCGATGGATGCGGTCATTCGCTTCGAAGCCGATTTCCTGAAATTCATGCATACCAATTATGCCGAAATCAGCAAAGGAATTCGCGAGCGGAAGGTGCTTGATGCCGAGAGCGAAGCGGTGCTGAAGAAGGCAATTCAGGAATTTAAGGATACGTTTGCTAGCCAAGGGACGAGGTGA